Proteins encoded within one genomic window of Gambusia affinis linkage group LG23, SWU_Gaff_1.0, whole genome shotgun sequence:
- the cped1 gene encoding cadherin-like and PC-esterase domain-containing protein 1 isoform X2 yields MRRLLFLRMLLRRRACAAPLVLLLALLYLCYQTLKVDRNRNLNRSESEEIETRRLISALDALQEETQARSSQRQAVVLMGRHGPSDPEVVLHQQVLQQMGYQVHLTRFAETSSFLRMQSGVDGWSILLCLSSSEPSCLRRIRFSHLQHQMVNLLPELMEAFSDAGDGRCRFYLQLTEADLPMRPVSCGSSNQKPPFPQDRPGHAPSPPLVAMVNVFVLVTSVTPLTSFLHDVIVVKTSENDPGQQTQIRTFLLQRFGPASAQLAQVQVQREVVAVLRAASTNQEPAAGGSCLLCFQLLTFTLMFSGAASPAVVKVDPGLSVPSQGEDAFRGQITRDRVLEDSLRLLLPPPTHLQTHLSLGSLRQQYGGCRGTHSSCLNRDHFLFLLRFHLQLQTPSAFQLLHPSSSSSSSSSSSAPPSLLLLLLLRISRHHLQSSREANPPTNQQPASRSPGGSCSDPRLRQIYSEPPLSLTPPFSPALKEYRAEVPFDTVMVRIRPEPISAACVVRLDDHRGPRTANFPVSMGTSQISILVTDGAEPRPVVMTIYTVYIYRESRPSLPAFGNHVTCSFLQDCGMRVQPGRSCGLQPHLLPQSPVQPCSSGHVPGRWVVPCLSCSDNRTCDWREVTWQPDGCYHPPVRRPLLQDCLADRKVMFIGDSTNRGMMFFLMERVNGSLQDWGRAHHTLLYQNLNRRRTQVSYSYYPRFWLEAGQRPTFRQTLLQLINRSRPLENSEQTVLVVGGVQWLNSDHLRTVHDVLDRESLSQVLVVVKSLGMGFHLPVDGIRSLSLAEIRGLFRDNAELISTARRLRFEAVDTFSVTMGRYKEFLQGRCACHFHEVEKLRSSDPAHGEASTGKKPGTRTGSHSVLDMEQEVGSKAPTFRVRGAVNQVYSEILLSRLCPGNR; encoded by the exons ATGCGgcgcctcctcttcctcaggatGCTGCTGCGGCGGCGCGCGTGCGCTGCCCCGCTGGTTCTGCTGCTCGCGCTGCTATACCTTTGCTACCAGACCCTGAAGGTGGACCGGAACCGGAACCTGAACCGGAGCGAGTCGGAGGAGATAGAGACTCGGAGACTGATATCGGCTCTGGACGCATTGCAGGAGGAGACGCAG GCCCGGTCATCTCAGCGCCAGGCCGTGGTTCTGATGGGTCGCCACGGCCCGTCGGACCCTGAGGTTGTGCTGCACCAGCAGGTTCTGCAGCAGATGGGATATCAGGTCCATTTGACCCGGTTCGCTGAGACCAGCAGCTTCCTGAGGATGCAGAGcg GTGTGGATGGGTGGAGCATCCTGCTGTGTCTCAGTTCTTCAGAACCGAGCTGCTTGAGGAGGATCAGATTCTCACACCTGCAGCATCAGATG GTGAACCTGCTACCTGAGCTGATGGAGGCGTTTTCAGATGCAGGTGACGGTCGCTGTCGCTTCTACCTGCAGCTGACAG AAGCTGATCTTCCCATGAGGCCTGTGTCCTGTGGGTCGTCCAATCAGAAGCCTCCCTTTCCTCAGGACAG ACCCGGCCACgccccctctcctcctctcgTTGCCATGGTGAATGTCTTTGTCCTGGTGACCTCTGTGACCCCTCTGACATCCTTCCTGCATGACGTCATCGTGGTGAAGACCAGCGAGAACGACCCGGGCCAGCAGACCCAG ATCAGAACCTTCCTTCTGCAGCGTTTCGGGCCGGCCTCAGCCCAGCTGgcccaggtccaggtccagagGGAGGTGGTGGCGGTGCTGCGGGCAGCCTCGACCAATCAGGAGCCGGCAGCGGGCGGCAG CTGTCTGCTGTGCTTCCAGCTGCTCACCTTCACTCTGATGTTCAGCGGCGCCGCCTCTCCTGCTGTGGTCAAG gTGGACCCGGGACTCAGCGTCCCGTCTCAGGGTGAGGACGCCTTCAGAGGACAGATCACCAGAGACCGGGTCCTGGAGGACAGCCTGCgcctgctgctgccgccgcccACACACCTGCAGACGCACCTGTCCTTAGGAAGCCTGAGGCAGCAG TACGGTGGCTGCAGAGGGACACACAGCAGCTGTTTAAACCGcgaccacttcctgttcctgctgcgcttccacctgcagctgcagacgCCGTCAGCCTTCCAGCTG CTTCatccatcctcttcctcctcatcttcctcatcttcgTCAGCCCCCCCCagcctgctcctcctcctcctcctcaggaTCAGTCGCCACCacctgcagagcagcag AGAGGCCAACCCACCGACCAATCAGCAGCCGGCATCCAGGTCACCTGGAG GGTCGTGTTCGGACCCCCGCCTGAGGCAGATCTACTCGGAGCCGCCCCTCAGCCTGACTCCGCCCTTTAGCCCCGCCCTGAAGGAGTACCGGGCCGAGGTTCCCTTCGACACGGTGATGGTTCGGATTCGACCGGAACCGATCAGCGCCGCCTGCGTCGTCCGCCTGGATGACCATCGAGGACCCAG GACGGCCAACTTCCCGGTCAGCATGGGAACCAGCCAGATCAGCATCCTGGTGACGGACGGGGCGGAGCCTCGTCCTGTCGTCATGACGATCTACACCGTCTACATTTACCGCGAGAGCCGGCCCAGCCTGCCGGCGTTCGGAAACCATGTGacctgcagcttcctgcag GACTGTGGCATGCGGGTCCAACCGGGTCGGTCCTGCGGTCTCCAGCCTCACCTCCTGCCCCAGAGTCCCGTCCAGCCCTGCAGCTCAGGACACGTCCCAG GTCGCTGGGTCGTCCCGTGCCTCAGCTGCTCCGACAACAGGACCTGTGACTGGAGGGAGGTCACCTGGCAGCCAGACGGCTGCTACCACCCGCCGGTGCGGCGCCCCCTGCTGCAGGACTGCCTGGCGGACAGAAAG GTCATGTTCATCGGGGACTCCACCAACCGCGGGATGATGTTCTTCCTGATGGAGCGGGTCAACGGCAGCCTGCAGGACTGGGGCAGAGCTCACCACACGCTGCTGTACCAGAACCTGAACCGGCGCCGCACGCAGGTCAGCTACTCCTACTACCCCCGCTTCTGGCTGGAGGCCGGCCAGAGGCCCACCTTCAGGCAGACcctgctgcagctcatcaaCAG GTCTCGGCCGCTGGAGAACTCCGAGCAAACGGTGCTGGTGGTGGGCGGAGTCCAGTGGCTCAACAGCGACCACCTGAGGACGGTGCATGACGTGTTGGACAG GGAGTCTCTGAGCCAGGTCCTGGTGGTGGTGAAGTCTCTGGGGATGGGCTTCCACCTCCCAGTAGACGGCATCCGGTCCCTGAGCCTG GCGGAGATACGAGGTCTGTTCAGAGACAACGCCGAGCTGATCTCCACGGCCAGACGGCTGCGCTTCGAGGCCGTGGACACCTTCAGCGTCACCATGGGTCGATACAAAGAGTTCCTGCAGGGCCGCTGCGCCTGCCACTTCCACGAG GTGGAGAAGCTCCGATCCTCCGACCCTGCACACGGCGAGGCGTCCACCGGGAAAAAGCCCGGAACCAGAACTGGCAGCCATTCCGTGCTGGATATGGAACAGGAAGTCGGGTCGAAGGCGCCGACCTTTCGGGTTCGCGGCGCCGTCAACCAGGTGTACTCCGAGATCCTGCTGAGCCGCCTTTGTCCCGGGAACAG atGA
- the cped1 gene encoding cadherin-like and PC-esterase domain-containing protein 1 isoform X1, which produces MRRLLFLRMLLRRRACAAPLVLLLALLYLCYQTLKVDRNRNLNRSESEEIETRRLISALDALQEETQARSSQRQAVVLMGRHGPSDPEVVLHQQVLQQMGYQVHLTRFAETSSFLRMQSGVDGWSILLCLSSSEPSCLRRIRFSHLQHQMVNLLPELMEAFSDAGDGRCRFYLQLTEADLPMRPVSCGSSNQKPPFPQDRPGHAPSPPLVAMVNVFVLVTSVTPLTSFLHDVIVVKTSENDPGQQTQIRTFLLQRFGPASAQLAQVQVQREVVAVLRAASTNQEPAAGGSCLLCFQLLTFTLMFSGAASPAVVKVDPGLSVPSQGEDAFRGQITRDRVLEDSLRLLLPPPTHLQTHLSLGSLRQQYGGCRGTHSSCLNRDHFLFLLRFHLQLQTPSAFQLLHPSSSSSSSSSSSAPPSLLLLLLLRISRHHLQSSREANPPTNQQPASRSPGGSCSDPRLRQIYSEPPLSLTPPFSPALKEYRAEVPFDTVMVRIRPEPISAACVVRLDDHRGPRTANFPVSMGTSQISILVTDGAEPRPVVMTIYTVYIYRESRPSLPAFGNHVTCSFLQDCGMRVQPGRSCGLQPHLLPQSPVQPCSSGHVPGRWVVPCLSCSDNRTCDWREVTWQPDGCYHPPVRRPLLQDCLADRKVMFIGDSTNRGMMFFLMERVNGSLQDWGRAHHTLLYQNLNRRRTQVSYSYYPRFWLEAGQRPTFRQTLLQLINRSRPLENSEQTVLVVGGVQWLNSDHLRTVHDVLDRESLSQVLVVVKSLGMGFHLPVDGIRSLSLAEIRGLFRDNAELISTARRLRFEAVDTFSVTMGRYKEFLQGRCACHFHEVEKLRSSDPAHGEASTGKKPGTRTGSHSVLDMEQEVGSKAPTFRVRGAVNQVYSEILLSRLCPGNR; this is translated from the exons ATGCGgcgcctcctcttcctcaggatGCTGCTGCGGCGGCGCGCGTGCGCTGCCCCGCTGGTTCTGCTGCTCGCGCTGCTATACCTTTGCTACCAGACCCTGAAGGTGGACCGGAACCGGAACCTGAACCGGAGCGAGTCGGAGGAGATAGAGACTCGGAGACTGATATCGGCTCTGGACGCATTGCAGGAGGAGACGCAG GCCCGGTCATCTCAGCGCCAGGCCGTGGTTCTGATGGGTCGCCACGGCCCGTCGGACCCTGAGGTTGTGCTGCACCAGCAGGTTCTGCAGCAGATGGGATATCAGGTCCATTTGACCCGGTTCGCTGAGACCAGCAGCTTCCTGAGGATGCAGAGcg GTGTGGATGGGTGGAGCATCCTGCTGTGTCTCAGTTCTTCAGAACCGAGCTGCTTGAGGAGGATCAGATTCTCACACCTGCAGCATCAGATG GTGAACCTGCTACCTGAGCTGATGGAGGCGTTTTCAGATGCAGGTGACGGTCGCTGTCGCTTCTACCTGCAGCTGACAG AAGCTGATCTTCCCATGAGGCCTGTGTCCTGTGGGTCGTCCAATCAGAAGCCTCCCTTTCCTCAGGACAG ACCCGGCCACgccccctctcctcctctcgTTGCCATGGTGAATGTCTTTGTCCTGGTGACCTCTGTGACCCCTCTGACATCCTTCCTGCATGACGTCATCGTGGTGAAGACCAGCGAGAACGACCCGGGCCAGCAGACCCAG ATCAGAACCTTCCTTCTGCAGCGTTTCGGGCCGGCCTCAGCCCAGCTGgcccaggtccaggtccagagGGAGGTGGTGGCGGTGCTGCGGGCAGCCTCGACCAATCAGGAGCCGGCAGCGGGCGGCAG CTGTCTGCTGTGCTTCCAGCTGCTCACCTTCACTCTGATGTTCAGCGGCGCCGCCTCTCCTGCTGTGGTCAAG gTGGACCCGGGACTCAGCGTCCCGTCTCAGGGTGAGGACGCCTTCAGAGGACAGATCACCAGAGACCGGGTCCTGGAGGACAGCCTGCgcctgctgctgccgccgcccACACACCTGCAGACGCACCTGTCCTTAGGAAGCCTGAGGCAGCAG TACGGTGGCTGCAGAGGGACACACAGCAGCTGTTTAAACCGcgaccacttcctgttcctgctgcgcttccacctgcagctgcagacgCCGTCAGCCTTCCAGCTG CTTCatccatcctcttcctcctcatcttcctcatcttcgTCAGCCCCCCCCagcctgctcctcctcctcctcctcaggaTCAGTCGCCACCacctgcagagcagcag AGAGGCCAACCCACCGACCAATCAGCAGCCGGCATCCAGGTCACCTGGAG GGTCGTGTTCGGACCCCCGCCTGAGGCAGATCTACTCGGAGCCGCCCCTCAGCCTGACTCCGCCCTTTAGCCCCGCCCTGAAGGAGTACCGGGCCGAGGTTCCCTTCGACACGGTGATGGTTCGGATTCGACCGGAACCGATCAGCGCCGCCTGCGTCGTCCGCCTGGATGACCATCGAGGACCCAG GACGGCCAACTTCCCGGTCAGCATGGGAACCAGCCAGATCAGCATCCTGGTGACGGACGGGGCGGAGCCTCGTCCTGTCGTCATGACGATCTACACCGTCTACATTTACCGCGAGAGCCGGCCCAGCCTGCCGGCGTTCGGAAACCATGTGacctgcagcttcctgcag GACTGTGGCATGCGGGTCCAACCGGGTCGGTCCTGCGGTCTCCAGCCTCACCTCCTGCCCCAGAGTCCCGTCCAGCCCTGCAGCTCAGGACACGTCCCAG GTCGCTGGGTCGTCCCGTGCCTCAGCTGCTCCGACAACAGGACCTGTGACTGGAGGGAGGTCACCTGGCAGCCAGACGGCTGCTACCACCCGCCGGTGCGGCGCCCCCTGCTGCAGGACTGCCTGGCGGACAGAAAG GTCATGTTCATCGGGGACTCCACCAACCGCGGGATGATGTTCTTCCTGATGGAGCGGGTCAACGGCAGCCTGCAGGACTGGGGCAGAGCTCACCACACGCTGCTGTACCAGAACCTGAACCGGCGCCGCACGCAGGTCAGCTACTCCTACTACCCCCGCTTCTGGCTGGAGGCCGGCCAGAGGCCCACCTTCAGGCAGACcctgctgcagctcatcaaCAG GTCTCGGCCGCTGGAGAACTCCGAGCAAACGGTGCTGGTGGTGGGCGGAGTCCAGTGGCTCAACAGCGACCACCTGAGGACGGTGCATGACGTGTTGGACAG GGAGTCTCTGAGCCAGGTCCTGGTGGTGGTGAAGTCTCTGGGGATGGGCTTCCACCTCCCAGTAGACGGCATCCGGTCCCTGAGCCTG GCGGAGATACGAGGTCTGTTCAGAGACAACGCCGAGCTGATCTCCACGGCCAGACGGCTGCGCTTCGAGGCCGTGGACACCTTCAGCGTCACCATGGGTCGATACAAAGAGTTCCTGCAGGGCCGCTGCGCCTGCCACTTCCACGAG GTGGAGAAGCTCCGATCCTCCGACCCTGCACACGGCGAGGCGTCCACCGGGAAAAAGCCCGGAACCAGAACTGGCAGCCATTCCGTGCTGGATATGGAACAGGAAGTCGGGTCGAAGGCGCCGACCTTTCGGGTTCGCGGCGCCGTCAACCAGGTGTACTCCGAGATCCTGCTGAGCCGCCTTTGTCCCGGGAACAGGTGA
- the cped1 gene encoding cadherin-like and PC-esterase domain-containing protein 1 isoform X4 has translation MGRHGPSDPEVVLHQQVLQQMGYQVHLTRFAETSSFLRMQSGVDGWSILLCLSSSEPSCLRRIRFSHLQHQMVNLLPELMEAFSDAGDGRCRFYLQLTEADLPMRPVSCGSSNQKPPFPQDRPGHAPSPPLVAMVNVFVLVTSVTPLTSFLHDVIVVKTSENDPGQQTQIRTFLLQRFGPASAQLAQVQVQREVVAVLRAASTNQEPAAGGSCLLCFQLLTFTLMFSGAASPAVVKVDPGLSVPSQGEDAFRGQITRDRVLEDSLRLLLPPPTHLQTHLSLGSLRQQYGGCRGTHSSCLNRDHFLFLLRFHLQLQTPSAFQLLHPSSSSSSSSSSSAPPSLLLLLLLRISRHHLQSSREANPPTNQQPASRSPGGSCSDPRLRQIYSEPPLSLTPPFSPALKEYRAEVPFDTVMVRIRPEPISAACVVRLDDHRGPRTANFPVSMGTSQISILVTDGAEPRPVVMTIYTVYIYRESRPSLPAFGNHVTCSFLQDCGMRVQPGRSCGLQPHLLPQSPVQPCSSGHVPGRWVVPCLSCSDNRTCDWREVTWQPDGCYHPPVRRPLLQDCLADRKVMFIGDSTNRGMMFFLMERVNGSLQDWGRAHHTLLYQNLNRRRTQVSYSYYPRFWLEAGQRPTFRQTLLQLINRSRPLENSEQTVLVVGGVQWLNSDHLRTVHDVLDRESLSQVLVVVKSLGMGFHLPVDGIRSLSLAEIRGLFRDNAELISTARRLRFEAVDTFSVTMGRYKEFLQGRCACHFHEVEKLRSSDPAHGEASTGKKPGTRTGSHSVLDMEQEVGSKAPTFRVRGAVNQVYSEILLSRLCPGNR, from the exons ATGGGTCGCCACGGCCCGTCGGACCCTGAGGTTGTGCTGCACCAGCAGGTTCTGCAGCAGATGGGATATCAGGTCCATTTGACCCGGTTCGCTGAGACCAGCAGCTTCCTGAGGATGCAGAGcg GTGTGGATGGGTGGAGCATCCTGCTGTGTCTCAGTTCTTCAGAACCGAGCTGCTTGAGGAGGATCAGATTCTCACACCTGCAGCATCAGATG GTGAACCTGCTACCTGAGCTGATGGAGGCGTTTTCAGATGCAGGTGACGGTCGCTGTCGCTTCTACCTGCAGCTGACAG AAGCTGATCTTCCCATGAGGCCTGTGTCCTGTGGGTCGTCCAATCAGAAGCCTCCCTTTCCTCAGGACAG ACCCGGCCACgccccctctcctcctctcgTTGCCATGGTGAATGTCTTTGTCCTGGTGACCTCTGTGACCCCTCTGACATCCTTCCTGCATGACGTCATCGTGGTGAAGACCAGCGAGAACGACCCGGGCCAGCAGACCCAG ATCAGAACCTTCCTTCTGCAGCGTTTCGGGCCGGCCTCAGCCCAGCTGgcccaggtccaggtccagagGGAGGTGGTGGCGGTGCTGCGGGCAGCCTCGACCAATCAGGAGCCGGCAGCGGGCGGCAG CTGTCTGCTGTGCTTCCAGCTGCTCACCTTCACTCTGATGTTCAGCGGCGCCGCCTCTCCTGCTGTGGTCAAG gTGGACCCGGGACTCAGCGTCCCGTCTCAGGGTGAGGACGCCTTCAGAGGACAGATCACCAGAGACCGGGTCCTGGAGGACAGCCTGCgcctgctgctgccgccgcccACACACCTGCAGACGCACCTGTCCTTAGGAAGCCTGAGGCAGCAG TACGGTGGCTGCAGAGGGACACACAGCAGCTGTTTAAACCGcgaccacttcctgttcctgctgcgcttccacctgcagctgcagacgCCGTCAGCCTTCCAGCTG CTTCatccatcctcttcctcctcatcttcctcatcttcgTCAGCCCCCCCCagcctgctcctcctcctcctcctcaggaTCAGTCGCCACCacctgcagagcagcag AGAGGCCAACCCACCGACCAATCAGCAGCCGGCATCCAGGTCACCTGGAG GGTCGTGTTCGGACCCCCGCCTGAGGCAGATCTACTCGGAGCCGCCCCTCAGCCTGACTCCGCCCTTTAGCCCCGCCCTGAAGGAGTACCGGGCCGAGGTTCCCTTCGACACGGTGATGGTTCGGATTCGACCGGAACCGATCAGCGCCGCCTGCGTCGTCCGCCTGGATGACCATCGAGGACCCAG GACGGCCAACTTCCCGGTCAGCATGGGAACCAGCCAGATCAGCATCCTGGTGACGGACGGGGCGGAGCCTCGTCCTGTCGTCATGACGATCTACACCGTCTACATTTACCGCGAGAGCCGGCCCAGCCTGCCGGCGTTCGGAAACCATGTGacctgcagcttcctgcag GACTGTGGCATGCGGGTCCAACCGGGTCGGTCCTGCGGTCTCCAGCCTCACCTCCTGCCCCAGAGTCCCGTCCAGCCCTGCAGCTCAGGACACGTCCCAG GTCGCTGGGTCGTCCCGTGCCTCAGCTGCTCCGACAACAGGACCTGTGACTGGAGGGAGGTCACCTGGCAGCCAGACGGCTGCTACCACCCGCCGGTGCGGCGCCCCCTGCTGCAGGACTGCCTGGCGGACAGAAAG GTCATGTTCATCGGGGACTCCACCAACCGCGGGATGATGTTCTTCCTGATGGAGCGGGTCAACGGCAGCCTGCAGGACTGGGGCAGAGCTCACCACACGCTGCTGTACCAGAACCTGAACCGGCGCCGCACGCAGGTCAGCTACTCCTACTACCCCCGCTTCTGGCTGGAGGCCGGCCAGAGGCCCACCTTCAGGCAGACcctgctgcagctcatcaaCAG GTCTCGGCCGCTGGAGAACTCCGAGCAAACGGTGCTGGTGGTGGGCGGAGTCCAGTGGCTCAACAGCGACCACCTGAGGACGGTGCATGACGTGTTGGACAG GGAGTCTCTGAGCCAGGTCCTGGTGGTGGTGAAGTCTCTGGGGATGGGCTTCCACCTCCCAGTAGACGGCATCCGGTCCCTGAGCCTG GCGGAGATACGAGGTCTGTTCAGAGACAACGCCGAGCTGATCTCCACGGCCAGACGGCTGCGCTTCGAGGCCGTGGACACCTTCAGCGTCACCATGGGTCGATACAAAGAGTTCCTGCAGGGCCGCTGCGCCTGCCACTTCCACGAG GTGGAGAAGCTCCGATCCTCCGACCCTGCACACGGCGAGGCGTCCACCGGGAAAAAGCCCGGAACCAGAACTGGCAGCCATTCCGTGCTGGATATGGAACAGGAAGTCGGGTCGAAGGCGCCGACCTTTCGGGTTCGCGGCGCCGTCAACCAGGTGTACTCCGAGATCCTGCTGAGCCGCCTTTGTCCCGGGAACAGGTGA
- the cped1 gene encoding cadherin-like and PC-esterase domain-containing protein 1 isoform X3 — protein MIRKVREETAFLPAWNIFSTRILPRDQRQRGGPSRTAGSTGSTWYLTLDKNIPEGGVPGSEALSEARSSQRQAVVLMGRHGPSDPEVVLHQQVLQQMGYQVHLTRFAETSSFLRMQSGVDGWSILLCLSSSEPSCLRRIRFSHLQHQMVNLLPELMEAFSDAGDGRCRFYLQLTEADLPMRPVSCGSSNQKPPFPQDRPGHAPSPPLVAMVNVFVLVTSVTPLTSFLHDVIVVKTSENDPGQQTQIRTFLLQRFGPASAQLAQVQVQREVVAVLRAASTNQEPAAGGSCLLCFQLLTFTLMFSGAASPAVVKVDPGLSVPSQGEDAFRGQITRDRVLEDSLRLLLPPPTHLQTHLSLGSLRQQYGGCRGTHSSCLNRDHFLFLLRFHLQLQTPSAFQLLHPSSSSSSSSSSSAPPSLLLLLLLRISRHHLQSSREANPPTNQQPASRSPGGSCSDPRLRQIYSEPPLSLTPPFSPALKEYRAEVPFDTVMVRIRPEPISAACVVRLDDHRGPRTANFPVSMGTSQISILVTDGAEPRPVVMTIYTVYIYRESRPSLPAFGNHVTCSFLQDCGMRVQPGRSCGLQPHLLPQSPVQPCSSGHVPGRWVVPCLSCSDNRTCDWREVTWQPDGCYHPPVRRPLLQDCLADRKVMFIGDSTNRGMMFFLMERVNGSLQDWGRAHHTLLYQNLNRRRTQVSYSYYPRFWLEAGQRPTFRQTLLQLINRSRPLENSEQTVLVVGGVQWLNSDHLRTVHDVLDRESLSQVLVVVKSLGMGFHLPVDGIRSLSLAEIRGLFRDNAELISTARRLRFEAVDTFSVTMGRYKEFLQGRCACHFHEVEKLRSSDPAHGEASTGKKPGTRTGSHSVLDMEQEVGSKAPTFRVRGAVNQVYSEILLSRLCPGNR, from the exons ATGATCAGAAAGGTCCGGGAGGAGACAGCATTCCTGCCGGCCTGGAATATTTTTAGTACCCGAATCCTCCCGCGGGATCAACGGCAGCGGGGCGGGCCAAGCCGGACCGCCGGTTCTACTGGGTCCACTTGGTATTTGACCCTGGACAAAAATATTCCTGAGGGAGGAGTTCCTGGTTCTGAAGCGCTGTCAGAG GCCCGGTCATCTCAGCGCCAGGCCGTGGTTCTGATGGGTCGCCACGGCCCGTCGGACCCTGAGGTTGTGCTGCACCAGCAGGTTCTGCAGCAGATGGGATATCAGGTCCATTTGACCCGGTTCGCTGAGACCAGCAGCTTCCTGAGGATGCAGAGcg GTGTGGATGGGTGGAGCATCCTGCTGTGTCTCAGTTCTTCAGAACCGAGCTGCTTGAGGAGGATCAGATTCTCACACCTGCAGCATCAGATG GTGAACCTGCTACCTGAGCTGATGGAGGCGTTTTCAGATGCAGGTGACGGTCGCTGTCGCTTCTACCTGCAGCTGACAG AAGCTGATCTTCCCATGAGGCCTGTGTCCTGTGGGTCGTCCAATCAGAAGCCTCCCTTTCCTCAGGACAG ACCCGGCCACgccccctctcctcctctcgTTGCCATGGTGAATGTCTTTGTCCTGGTGACCTCTGTGACCCCTCTGACATCCTTCCTGCATGACGTCATCGTGGTGAAGACCAGCGAGAACGACCCGGGCCAGCAGACCCAG ATCAGAACCTTCCTTCTGCAGCGTTTCGGGCCGGCCTCAGCCCAGCTGgcccaggtccaggtccagagGGAGGTGGTGGCGGTGCTGCGGGCAGCCTCGACCAATCAGGAGCCGGCAGCGGGCGGCAG CTGTCTGCTGTGCTTCCAGCTGCTCACCTTCACTCTGATGTTCAGCGGCGCCGCCTCTCCTGCTGTGGTCAAG gTGGACCCGGGACTCAGCGTCCCGTCTCAGGGTGAGGACGCCTTCAGAGGACAGATCACCAGAGACCGGGTCCTGGAGGACAGCCTGCgcctgctgctgccgccgcccACACACCTGCAGACGCACCTGTCCTTAGGAAGCCTGAGGCAGCAG TACGGTGGCTGCAGAGGGACACACAGCAGCTGTTTAAACCGcgaccacttcctgttcctgctgcgcttccacctgcagctgcagacgCCGTCAGCCTTCCAGCTG CTTCatccatcctcttcctcctcatcttcctcatcttcgTCAGCCCCCCCCagcctgctcctcctcctcctcctcaggaTCAGTCGCCACCacctgcagagcagcag AGAGGCCAACCCACCGACCAATCAGCAGCCGGCATCCAGGTCACCTGGAG GGTCGTGTTCGGACCCCCGCCTGAGGCAGATCTACTCGGAGCCGCCCCTCAGCCTGACTCCGCCCTTTAGCCCCGCCCTGAAGGAGTACCGGGCCGAGGTTCCCTTCGACACGGTGATGGTTCGGATTCGACCGGAACCGATCAGCGCCGCCTGCGTCGTCCGCCTGGATGACCATCGAGGACCCAG GACGGCCAACTTCCCGGTCAGCATGGGAACCAGCCAGATCAGCATCCTGGTGACGGACGGGGCGGAGCCTCGTCCTGTCGTCATGACGATCTACACCGTCTACATTTACCGCGAGAGCCGGCCCAGCCTGCCGGCGTTCGGAAACCATGTGacctgcagcttcctgcag GACTGTGGCATGCGGGTCCAACCGGGTCGGTCCTGCGGTCTCCAGCCTCACCTCCTGCCCCAGAGTCCCGTCCAGCCCTGCAGCTCAGGACACGTCCCAG GTCGCTGGGTCGTCCCGTGCCTCAGCTGCTCCGACAACAGGACCTGTGACTGGAGGGAGGTCACCTGGCAGCCAGACGGCTGCTACCACCCGCCGGTGCGGCGCCCCCTGCTGCAGGACTGCCTGGCGGACAGAAAG GTCATGTTCATCGGGGACTCCACCAACCGCGGGATGATGTTCTTCCTGATGGAGCGGGTCAACGGCAGCCTGCAGGACTGGGGCAGAGCTCACCACACGCTGCTGTACCAGAACCTGAACCGGCGCCGCACGCAGGTCAGCTACTCCTACTACCCCCGCTTCTGGCTGGAGGCCGGCCAGAGGCCCACCTTCAGGCAGACcctgctgcagctcatcaaCAG GTCTCGGCCGCTGGAGAACTCCGAGCAAACGGTGCTGGTGGTGGGCGGAGTCCAGTGGCTCAACAGCGACCACCTGAGGACGGTGCATGACGTGTTGGACAG GGAGTCTCTGAGCCAGGTCCTGGTGGTGGTGAAGTCTCTGGGGATGGGCTTCCACCTCCCAGTAGACGGCATCCGGTCCCTGAGCCTG GCGGAGATACGAGGTCTGTTCAGAGACAACGCCGAGCTGATCTCCACGGCCAGACGGCTGCGCTTCGAGGCCGTGGACACCTTCAGCGTCACCATGGGTCGATACAAAGAGTTCCTGCAGGGCCGCTGCGCCTGCCACTTCCACGAG GTGGAGAAGCTCCGATCCTCCGACCCTGCACACGGCGAGGCGTCCACCGGGAAAAAGCCCGGAACCAGAACTGGCAGCCATTCCGTGCTGGATATGGAACAGGAAGTCGGGTCGAAGGCGCCGACCTTTCGGGTTCGCGGCGCCGTCAACCAGGTGTACTCCGAGATCCTGCTGAGCCGCCTTTGTCCCGGGAACAGGTGA